A section of the Prevotella melaninogenica genome encodes:
- a CDS encoding RagB/SusD family nutrient uptake outer membrane protein: MKIKNIIYKGSMMLASVAILASCADQLDTLPDNRTTLDTPKKIAGLLVTAYPDRTPTLFNEWMSDNTDYMGAQNSQGNRGGDQYFFWQEQTEGGNDSPEQVWMLYYGGIYKANEALAAIEDQGGPKNDILRNSKGEALVLRAYNHFVLANEFCRPYNGKTSTKDAGLYYATGIADFSAAAEQSVRGTVADVYAKIAEDIEAGIPLINDTYEVPKYHFNKQAAYAFATRFYLYYEKWEKAKEYADKLLGSNPAASLRDYASLQAMPLSKSEQAVKIAEAYCSASADCNLLIQTSVSNAGMALAPWLTSKRYTLTNYLSETELFQSNNIWGTSSNLIWKPFTVNQAESNFALLMKLPREMEIVNTTTGSGYLRTLNVDFTMDEALLNRAEAEIMLGQNDAACADMTIWMKNFFNTNVTLTPTSVQTYFKTVPYAYADADKMVPSFKKHISPRFTIDVEGSVQESLLQCLLNFRRIETVHQGLRWMDIRRYNIVIPRRLIGANGRPSKNLDWLEKDDPRQVVQIPQSIRESGVAGNPVKALAAGAKIVDLSLYKLPVLSAINQYSAPVSAHTF, translated from the coding sequence ATGAAAATCAAGAATATCATATATAAGGGCAGCATGATGCTTGCATCTGTAGCGATACTTGCATCTTGTGCTGACCAATTGGATACGTTGCCAGACAACCGTACGACTTTGGACACACCAAAGAAGATTGCGGGTCTACTTGTGACAGCCTATCCGGATCGTACACCGACTCTCTTTAATGAGTGGATGTCTGACAATACCGATTACATGGGAGCACAGAATAGCCAGGGTAACCGTGGTGGTGACCAGTACTTCTTCTGGCAGGAGCAGACAGAGGGTGGTAATGACTCTCCAGAGCAGGTGTGGATGCTTTATTATGGAGGTATCTATAAGGCGAATGAGGCTTTGGCTGCCATTGAGGATCAGGGCGGACCAAAGAACGATATACTTCGTAATTCAAAGGGTGAGGCTTTGGTTCTCCGTGCTTATAACCACTTTGTTCTTGCTAATGAGTTCTGCCGTCCTTATAATGGTAAGACCAGTACAAAAGATGCTGGACTCTATTATGCAACAGGTATTGCAGACTTCTCTGCTGCTGCAGAACAGAGTGTTCGTGGTACAGTAGCTGATGTCTATGCAAAGATAGCTGAAGATATTGAGGCTGGTATTCCATTGATTAATGATACATACGAGGTACCAAAGTACCACTTCAATAAGCAGGCTGCTTACGCCTTTGCAACTCGTTTCTACCTCTATTATGAGAAGTGGGAGAAGGCAAAGGAATATGCTGATAAGCTCTTAGGTAGCAACCCAGCCGCTTCTTTGCGTGATTACGCTTCTTTACAGGCTATGCCACTGAGTAAGTCAGAGCAGGCAGTAAAGATTGCTGAGGCTTATTGTAGTGCTTCTGCAGATTGTAATCTCCTTATTCAAACCAGTGTCAGCAATGCTGGTATGGCTCTTGCACCATGGTTAACAAGTAAGCGTTATACACTCACTAACTATTTGTCAGAGACAGAATTGTTCCAGAGCAATAACATTTGGGGTACATCTTCAAACCTCATTTGGAAGCCATTTACCGTTAATCAAGCTGAGAGTAACTTTGCTTTGTTGATGAAACTTCCACGTGAGATGGAGATTGTTAATACAACAACAGGCTCTGGTTATCTTCGCACATTGAATGTTGACTTCACCATGGATGAGGCTTTGCTCAACCGTGCAGAGGCTGAAATCATGCTTGGTCAGAATGATGCTGCTTGTGCAGATATGACTATCTGGATGAAGAACTTCTTCAATACCAATGTAACACTTACCCCAACAAGTGTACAAACTTACTTCAAGACAGTTCCATACGCATACGCTGATGCCGATAAGATGGTGCCAAGTTTCAAGAAGCATATTAGCCCTCGCTTCACAATTGACGTTGAAGGCTCAGTGCAGGAGTCACTCTTGCAGTGTCTGCTTAACTTCCGTCGTATCGAAACTGTACACCAGGGTTTGCGTTGGATGGATATCAGACGTTACAATATCGTGATTCCACGTCGTCTGATTGGTGCTAATGGTAGACCTTCAAAGAACCTTGATTGGTTGGAGAAGGACGACCCACGTCAGGTGGTACAGATTCCACAGAGTATTCGTGAGTCTGGTGTTGCAGGCAACCCAGTCAAGGCTCTTGCAGCAGGTGCAAAGATTGTTGACCTTTCTCTGTACAAATTACCAGTACTTTCAGCGATCAATCAGTATTCTGCTCCAGTAAGTGCACACACTTTTTAA
- a CDS encoding DUF4302 domain-containing protein, with product MKANKLFIYLLLALPTLFLQSCQTEEENVFDKSYSERMDDFLQKAQETLVASQYGWALDYYPKSNQSYGGVAYTIKFTRDNAIVRYENKPDDGEVKSLYKMKEDDGPVLSFDTYNTFLHTYATPKSGEYRGKEGDFEFVIDSIGADRIKIHGKRSLNTMYLRKLSGESSEYMEKVTELTNLFVFSDVALNIGGKPYTLVITDKNNRQLAIYDGDKIVAESAYAFTDKGIRLYEPITLNGVQLYDLTLDKATAKFTGTGVESTASNVDVNLIANMIGAINASNGEKTITKTIPYLNKLDISCDASWVHLSKDGDKLTIKVDANPIATNARAAKLKISNGTAEAQVQILQFDLSALMGTYELTMTSFVSKDGKKGFFENTRTARLRYAGSGANRKFYLNVHSDYGSDYVFPLTYVASANAFLMQGGQKVITLQGQNITYYIGNAFNIDEKRGTGTGTGAYNLISFTVADNGDISASLCGPLFSIINGQVQYTGITTERIMLWAYTGEPFTSENLAGWWDYWINPVITKKATASPAKPSILPEESFDNTESVLMPQYLPNRIARFDVDWNSFLTTSAASQVKLNK from the coding sequence ATGAAAGCAAATAAATTATTTATATATCTCCTACTTGCTTTGCCAACACTCTTCCTTCAGTCATGTCAGACTGAAGAGGAGAACGTCTTCGATAAGTCTTACTCTGAGCGTATGGACGATTTCCTTCAGAAGGCACAAGAAACGTTGGTGGCATCTCAGTACGGTTGGGCTTTAGACTATTATCCAAAGAGCAACCAGTCTTATGGTGGTGTGGCTTATACTATCAAGTTCACTCGTGATAATGCGATTGTGCGTTATGAGAACAAACCTGATGATGGCGAAGTAAAGTCATTGTATAAGATGAAGGAAGACGACGGACCAGTTTTGTCGTTTGATACATACAATACCTTCCTCCACACCTATGCAACACCAAAGTCGGGTGAGTATCGTGGTAAGGAAGGCGACTTCGAGTTCGTTATCGATAGTATTGGCGCTGACCGCATCAAGATTCACGGCAAGCGTTCGTTGAATACTATGTATCTCCGCAAACTCTCTGGCGAAAGCTCAGAATATATGGAGAAGGTGACCGAACTCACCAACCTCTTTGTTTTCTCTGATGTAGCTCTTAACATTGGTGGAAAGCCTTATACACTCGTTATTACAGATAAGAACAATCGTCAGTTAGCTATCTACGATGGTGATAAGATTGTTGCTGAGTCTGCTTATGCGTTTACAGATAAGGGAATCCGTTTGTATGAGCCTATTACGTTGAATGGTGTACAGTTGTACGACTTAACTCTTGATAAGGCTACTGCTAAGTTTACTGGAACCGGTGTAGAGTCTACTGCTTCAAACGTTGATGTTAACCTCATTGCGAATATGATTGGTGCTATCAATGCTTCTAATGGTGAAAAGACTATTACGAAGACCATTCCATATCTTAACAAACTCGACATCAGTTGTGATGCATCATGGGTTCACCTCTCTAAGGATGGCGATAAGCTCACTATTAAGGTAGATGCTAACCCAATAGCAACGAATGCACGTGCTGCAAAACTTAAGATTTCAAATGGTACTGCCGAGGCACAGGTACAGATCTTGCAGTTTGACCTTTCTGCTCTCATGGGTACTTATGAGCTCACGATGACCTCATTTGTATCAAAGGATGGAAAGAAAGGCTTCTTTGAGAATACACGTACAGCACGATTGAGATATGCAGGCTCTGGTGCGAACCGCAAGTTCTACCTCAACGTTCACAGTGATTATGGTTCAGACTATGTATTCCCATTGACCTACGTGGCTTCTGCCAATGCGTTCTTGATGCAGGGTGGACAGAAGGTGATAACCCTACAGGGTCAAAACATAACCTATTACATCGGTAATGCCTTTAATATTGATGAGAAGAGAGGTACAGGTACGGGTACGGGTGCTTACAACCTAATTTCCTTTACCGTAGCAGACAATGGCGATATCAGTGCGTCACTCTGTGGACCATTGTTCAGCATCATTAATGGACAGGTACAGTATACTGGTATAACTACTGAGCGTATCATGCTTTGGGCATACACTGGTGAACCGTTCACCTCTGAGAACCTTGCTGGTTGGTGGGATTACTGGATTAACCCAGTCATCACCAAGAAGGCTACCGCTTCTCCTGCTAAGCCTTCTATCTTGCCAGAGGAGTCATTCGACAATACTGAGTCAGTATTGATGCCACAGTATCTGCCAAACCGTATTGCGCGCTTCGATGTAGATTGGAACTCATTCCTCACAACATCTGCTGCGTCTCAAGTAAAACTAAACAAGTAA
- a CDS encoding putative zinc-binding metallopeptidase: MKKNILALSLLAAVAAGFTACSDDTLSSESVIKPSKAADTAFDKWLYKNFVVPYNIQIQWRYEDNESDMSYYDVPADSAQSVQLAHIVKYTCVEAYTEAAGIDFTRRFFPKLFSFLGEFEYGNNGSIKLGTAEGGKKIRLLGVNHLDKVKNNRTALDEYYLKTIHHEFVHIVNQTKDYPREFGKITPTGYVNDSWLSEKYGTGYEQRGFVSAYSQKEEREDFAEVVSTYIISTDAQWNAILKKATVVDANGAAAADQPGVTAIEKKLEIAKRYYKDTFNVDLDKVRDAVIERENNVVNGSYNLTNLNY; the protein is encoded by the coding sequence ATGAAGAAAAACATATTAGCTTTATCGCTGTTGGCGGCAGTTGCGGCAGGCTTCACAGCTTGTTCGGACGATACTTTGTCAAGCGAGAGCGTAATCAAGCCTTCTAAGGCAGCAGACACAGCCTTTGATAAGTGGCTGTATAAGAACTTCGTAGTACCTTATAACATTCAGATACAGTGGCGTTATGAGGACAATGAGTCGGATATGTCTTACTATGATGTACCAGCCGATTCAGCTCAGTCTGTACAATTAGCGCATATTGTGAAGTACACTTGTGTTGAGGCTTATACTGAAGCTGCTGGTATCGACTTCACACGTCGCTTCTTCCCAAAGCTCTTCAGCTTCTTGGGTGAGTTCGAGTATGGAAACAATGGTAGTATAAAACTCGGTACTGCTGAGGGTGGAAAGAAGATTCGTCTCTTGGGTGTTAATCATCTTGATAAAGTCAAGAACAATCGTACCGCTTTGGATGAATATTATCTTAAGACGATTCACCACGAGTTTGTTCACATCGTGAACCAGACAAAGGACTACCCACGTGAGTTTGGTAAGATAACCCCAACAGGTTATGTTAATGACTCGTGGCTTTCTGAGAAGTATGGGACAGGTTATGAGCAGCGTGGCTTTGTTTCAGCTTATTCACAGAAGGAAGAGCGTGAGGACTTTGCTGAGGTAGTTAGTACTTACATTATCTCTACCGATGCACAGTGGAACGCTATCCTCAAGAAAGCAACCGTCGTGGATGCGAATGGTGCAGCTGCAGCGGATCAGCCAGGTGTAACAGCTATTGAGAAGAAACTCGAGATTGCTAAACGTTACTATAAAGATACCTTTAATGTCGACCTTGACAAGGTACGTGATGCAGTCATCGAGCGCGAGAATAACGTAGTCAATGGCAGTTATAATCTGACAAATCTTAATTATTAA
- the feoB gene encoding ferrous iron transport protein B: MKLSELKTGETGVIVKVSGHGGFRKRIIEMGFIKGKTVEVLLNAPLQDPVKYKIMGYEVSLRHSEADQIEVLSEVVTRTADNGEGHEDNKVEMDSSAYDSTDKELTPEVLSDAVRRKSRTINVALVGNPNCGKTSLFNFASGAHERVGNYSGVTVDAKVGRAEFDGYVFNLVDLPGTYSLSAYSPEELYVRKQLVDKTPDVVINVIDSSNLERNLYLTTQLIDMHIRMVCALNMFDETEQRGDHIDAQKLSELFGVPMVPTVFTNGRGVKELFRQIISVYEGKEDESSKFRHIHINHGHEIENGIKEMQEHLKKYPELCRRYSTRYLAIKLLEHDKDVEQLVNPLGDSVEIFNHRDTADARVKEETGNDSETAIMDAKYGFINGALKEAKFTTGDKKDTYQTTHLIDRILTNKYFGFPIFFFVLLVMFTATFVIGQYPMDWIEAGVGWLGKFISTNMPDGPVKDMVVDGIIGGVGAVIVFLPQILILYFFISYMEDCGYMSRAAFIMDRLMHKMGLHGKSFIPLIMGFGCNVPAVMATRTIESRRSRLITMLILPLMSCSARLPIYVMITGSFFALKYRSLAMLSLYIIGVLMAVVMSRLFSTFVVKGEDTPFVMELPPYRFPTWKAIGRHTWEKGKQYLKKMGGIILVASIIVWALGYFPLPDDPNMDNQARQEQSYIGRLGKAVEPVFRPQGFNWKLDVGLLSGMGAKEIVASTMGVLYSNDDSFSDDNGYSSETGKYSKLHNLITKDVATMHHISYEEAEPIATLTAFSFLLFVLLYFPCVATIAAIKGETGSWGWALFAAGYTTALAWMVSAVVFQVGLLFI, encoded by the coding sequence ATGAAGTTATCAGAATTAAAGACGGGAGAAACTGGTGTTATCGTAAAGGTATCGGGACACGGTGGTTTTCGTAAACGAATCATAGAAATGGGATTTATCAAGGGCAAGACCGTTGAGGTATTGCTCAATGCACCTTTGCAGGATCCTGTTAAATATAAGATTATGGGTTATGAGGTTAGTCTTCGTCACAGTGAGGCTGACCAGATTGAGGTGTTGTCGGAGGTTGTGACACGTACTGCTGATAACGGAGAGGGGCATGAAGACAATAAGGTTGAGATGGACTCCTCCGCATACGATAGCACAGACAAGGAACTAACGCCAGAGGTATTGTCAGATGCAGTGCGTCGTAAGAGCCGTACAATCAATGTGGCACTTGTTGGTAATCCGAATTGTGGTAAGACATCGCTTTTCAACTTTGCATCAGGAGCACACGAAAGAGTAGGCAACTATTCGGGAGTGACGGTTGATGCGAAGGTGGGACGTGCTGAGTTTGATGGCTATGTCTTTAACCTTGTTGACCTCCCAGGTACTTATAGTCTTTCTGCCTATAGTCCTGAAGAACTCTATGTGCGTAAGCAATTGGTTGACAAGACCCCAGATGTAGTTATCAATGTGATTGATTCGTCTAATCTTGAGCGCAACCTATATCTTACAACCCAGTTGATAGATATGCACATACGTATGGTTTGTGCTCTCAATATGTTTGATGAGACAGAACAGCGTGGTGATCATATTGATGCACAAAAGCTTTCTGAACTCTTTGGAGTGCCAATGGTTCCAACGGTATTTACCAATGGTAGAGGTGTGAAGGAACTTTTCCGTCAGATTATCTCCGTTTATGAAGGGAAAGAAGACGAGTCGTCGAAGTTCCGCCATATCCATATCAACCACGGACATGAGATAGAGAATGGTATTAAAGAGATGCAGGAGCATTTGAAGAAATATCCTGAACTCTGCCGTCGTTATTCTACTCGTTATCTTGCCATTAAACTGTTGGAACATGATAAGGACGTAGAACAACTCGTCAATCCACTGGGCGATTCGGTTGAGATATTCAATCATCGTGATACGGCAGATGCTCGAGTAAAGGAAGAGACTGGTAACGACAGCGAAACAGCCATCATGGATGCTAAGTATGGTTTTATTAATGGTGCGCTGAAGGAAGCAAAGTTCACGACAGGCGATAAGAAAGATACTTATCAGACAACTCACCTTATCGACCGCATACTGACAAATAAGTATTTTGGTTTTCCAATCTTTTTCTTTGTGTTGTTGGTGATGTTCACTGCAACCTTTGTCATTGGTCAATATCCTATGGATTGGATAGAGGCAGGTGTGGGCTGGTTAGGCAAGTTCATTTCTACGAATATGCCTGACGGTCCAGTAAAGGATATGGTTGTCGATGGTATTATCGGTGGAGTAGGAGCCGTTATCGTATTCCTACCTCAGATATTGATACTTTACTTCTTTATCTCCTATATGGAGGATTGCGGTTATATGTCACGTGCAGCCTTCATCATGGACCGATTGATGCACAAGATGGGACTACATGGAAAGTCGTTTATCCCACTAATCATGGGCTTCGGTTGTAATGTGCCAGCGGTGATGGCAACACGTACGATTGAGAGTCGGAGAAGTAGGTTGATAACAATGCTGATACTCCCATTAATGAGTTGTTCGGCTCGTCTACCTATCTACGTGATGATTACGGGTTCGTTCTTTGCCTTAAAATATCGTTCGCTTGCCATGCTCTCCTTATATATAATAGGTGTGCTAATGGCAGTGGTGATGAGTAGACTTTTCTCTACCTTTGTAGTCAAAGGTGAGGATACACCATTTGTGATGGAGCTACCACCTTACCGCTTCCCAACGTGGAAGGCCATTGGCCGCCATACGTGGGAGAAAGGTAAGCAGTATCTGAAGAAGATGGGAGGTATTATCCTCGTTGCATCTATCATCGTATGGGCATTAGGCTATTTCCCACTCCCTGACGACCCAAATATGGATAATCAGGCACGACAGGAGCAAAGCTATATTGGACGACTCGGTAAAGCCGTTGAGCCAGTGTTCCGTCCACAGGGTTTCAATTGGAAATTGGATGTTGGCTTGTTGTCTGGTATGGGTGCAAAAGAGATTGTTGCATCAACAATGGGCGTACTCTATTCTAATGATGATAGCTTCTCTGACGACAATGGTTATAGTAGTGAGACAGGCAAATACTCAAAGCTACATAATCTGATTACAAAGGATGTAGCAACTATGCATCACATCAGCTACGAGGAAGCAGAGCCTATTGCAACGCTGACAGCCTTCTCGTTCCTACTCTTTGTATTGCTTTACTTCCCTTGTGTCGCTACGATAGCTGCCATTAAGGGCGAGACTGGCAGCTGGGGGTGGGCACTCTTTGCTGCAGGTTACACAACGGCATTAGCTTGGATGGTCAGTGCTGTGGTCTTCCAAGTGGGCTTGCTGTTTATTTGA
- a CDS encoding SusC/RagA family TonB-linked outer membrane protein codes for MEKRITLFLFGLILSLGTAFGQAKINGTVVSQGDGEAVIGASVMVQGTTMGTVTDIDGHFTIDVPAGKKLVVSYIGMVTQTVTAKDGMKVVLSNDNHQLTEVVVTGMTQQDKRLFSGAATKIDASKAKLDGMADVSRSLEGRAAGVSVQNVSGTFGTAPKIRVRGNTSIFGSSKPLWVVDGVIMEDIANVDASSLSSGDAKTLISSAIAGLNADDIESFQILKDGSATSIYGARAMAGVIVVTTKKGKAGQSHLSYTGEYTLRLKPSYKNFNIMNSQDQMEVYRELEKKGYLNYAEIANASTSGVYGRMYQLISEYDATKGQFGLENTQAARDAYLRAAEYRNTDWFDQLFSSSIMHNHSVSASGGTDKGQYYASLSAMYDPGWYKSSRVQRYTGNINTTYNINKKIGLNLIANASYRKQRAPGSLSRTIDPSTGAVSRAFDINPYSYSLNTSRTLDPTESYTRNYAPFNIFNELNNNYMDLNVHDFRIQTSIDYKPITKLKLTALVAVKSAASTMEHIVRENSNQALAYRAMGTTTIRDANPYLYTDPDNPFSLPESILKEGGILDRSGNHFFGWDTRLSAAYNDVFNDTHIVNLYAGVESNSVDRKATFDREWGMMFDAGEIAKLNYRAFKMFQEQGSDYYGLSNTHIRSLAYFGTGTYSYKGRYQMTGTFRYEGTNYLGKATSARWLPTYNVSGAWNAHEEGWFNKMFKQALTHATFRLSYSLTGDRPPVTNSLPIFSATVPWRPFTSIQETGYKEQFGNKNLTYEKKREFNLGFDFGFLDNRINLTTDFYWRRNRDLIGYVSHPQLGSYNLANVASMKSNGMELSLNTHNIKTKDFSWESNFIFSWTHNEITSLFTHARVIDLVQGTGYSLVGYPVNSIFSIPFAGLDGEGLPTFMNEDGRRTNSSLNLQERDQEKIKYLKYEGPADPTTTGSFGNILRYKNWDLNVFVTYSFGNKVRLNHIFSNRYDDMDALPKEFRNRWTYSGDEAVTNVPVIAARRQNRNNPQLDVAYNAYNYSDVRIAKGDFVRMKEISLGYTFPAAMIRSIGVSSLALKLQATNLFLFYSDQKLNGQDPEFFNTGGVAAPVPKQFTMTLRLGL; via the coding sequence ATGGAGAAAAGAATTACTCTCTTTTTGTTTGGTCTTATTCTGTCATTAGGAACAGCGTTTGGTCAGGCAAAGATTAATGGAACCGTAGTTTCTCAGGGCGATGGAGAAGCCGTTATCGGAGCATCTGTCATGGTACAAGGTACTACGATGGGTACAGTTACCGATATCGACGGTCACTTCACTATCGACGTTCCTGCAGGAAAGAAACTCGTAGTCAGTTACATTGGTATGGTCACACAGACCGTAACAGCAAAAGATGGCATGAAGGTTGTCCTCTCTAATGACAATCATCAGCTTACTGAGGTCGTCGTAACGGGTATGACCCAGCAAGACAAACGCCTCTTCTCTGGTGCTGCAACCAAGATTGATGCTTCAAAAGCAAAGCTCGATGGTATGGCAGACGTGAGCCGTTCGCTTGAAGGACGTGCTGCTGGTGTGAGCGTTCAGAACGTATCAGGTACGTTCGGTACTGCTCCTAAGATTCGTGTTCGTGGTAACACGTCAATCTTCGGTTCGTCAAAACCTTTGTGGGTTGTGGATGGTGTAATCATGGAAGACATTGCTAATGTTGATGCAAGCTCTTTGTCATCAGGTGATGCAAAGACTTTGATTTCTTCAGCTATTGCTGGATTGAATGCTGACGACATTGAGAGCTTCCAGATTTTGAAGGACGGTTCTGCAACATCTATCTATGGTGCTCGTGCTATGGCGGGTGTGATTGTTGTAACAACGAAGAAGGGTAAGGCTGGTCAGAGCCATTTGAGCTATACTGGTGAGTACACTCTTCGTTTGAAGCCAAGCTATAAGAACTTTAATATCATGAACTCACAGGACCAGATGGAGGTTTATCGTGAGTTAGAGAAGAAGGGCTATTTGAATTATGCCGAAATCGCTAACGCCTCTACAAGTGGTGTTTATGGTCGTATGTATCAGCTTATCTCTGAGTATGACGCTACTAAGGGACAGTTCGGTCTTGAGAATACTCAGGCTGCACGTGATGCTTATCTGCGTGCTGCTGAGTATCGCAATACAGACTGGTTCGACCAACTTTTCTCAAGTTCAATCATGCACAACCACTCAGTGAGTGCTTCTGGTGGTACAGACAAGGGTCAGTACTATGCTTCACTCTCTGCGATGTATGATCCGGGATGGTATAAGTCAAGCCGTGTTCAGCGTTACACTGGTAACATCAATACGACTTACAATATTAATAAGAAGATAGGTTTGAACCTTATTGCTAACGCTTCTTATCGTAAGCAGAGAGCTCCAGGTTCGTTGAGCCGTACGATTGACCCTTCAACAGGTGCTGTTAGTCGTGCATTTGATATCAACCCATACTCTTATTCTTTGAATACTTCACGTACACTCGACCCAACCGAGTCATATACACGTAACTATGCTCCGTTCAACATCTTCAATGAGTTGAACAATAACTATATGGACTTGAATGTACACGACTTCCGTATACAGACAAGTATTGACTATAAGCCAATTACAAAGTTGAAGCTTACTGCTTTGGTAGCTGTTAAGAGTGCTGCTTCAACGATGGAGCATATCGTTCGTGAAAACTCTAATCAGGCTTTGGCTTATCGTGCAATGGGTACAACAACTATCCGCGATGCCAATCCTTATCTTTATACTGATCCAGATAATCCATTCTCTCTTCCAGAATCAATTCTTAAAGAAGGCGGTATTCTTGACAGATCAGGTAATCACTTCTTTGGTTGGGATACCCGTCTTTCTGCTGCTTACAACGACGTATTCAATGACACACATATCGTAAACCTTTATGCTGGTGTTGAGAGTAATAGTGTTGACCGTAAGGCAACTTTCGACCGTGAGTGGGGTATGATGTTTGATGCTGGTGAGATTGCTAAGCTGAACTATCGTGCTTTCAAGATGTTCCAGGAGCAGGGTTCTGACTACTATGGTTTATCTAATACTCACATCCGTAGTCTTGCTTACTTCGGTACAGGTACCTATTCTTATAAGGGTCGCTATCAGATGACTGGTACTTTCCGTTATGAGGGTACTAACTATCTGGGTAAAGCTACTTCAGCTCGTTGGTTGCCAACCTATAACGTTTCTGGTGCATGGAATGCTCATGAGGAAGGTTGGTTTAATAAGATGTTCAAGCAGGCGTTGACACATGCTACATTCCGTTTGAGCTATTCACTTACTGGTGACCGTCCTCCTGTAACAAACTCATTGCCAATCTTTAGTGCAACTGTGCCTTGGCGTCCATTTACTTCTATTCAGGAGACAGGATACAAAGAGCAGTTTGGTAATAAGAATCTTACCTACGAGAAGAAGCGTGAGTTCAACCTTGGTTTCGACTTTGGTTTCCTTGATAACCGTATCAATCTTACAACTGACTTCTACTGGCGTCGCAACAGAGACCTCATCGGTTACGTGAGCCATCCACAGCTGGGTTCTTATAACCTTGCCAACGTTGCTTCAATGAAGTCAAATGGTATGGAGTTGTCTTTGAATACACATAACATTAAGACAAAGGACTTTAGTTGGGAATCTAACTTTATCTTCTCATGGACACACAATGAGATTACAAGTCTTTTCACCCATGCACGTGTTATCGACCTCGTACAGGGAACTGGTTATAGTCTTGTAGGTTACCCAGTAAACTCTATCTTCAGCATCCCATTTGCTGGACTTGATGGTGAGGGTCTGCCAACATTTATGAATGAGGATGGCAGAAGAACTAACTCAAGTCTTAATCTTCAGGAACGTGATCAGGAGAAGATTAAGTATCTGAAGTATGAAGGTCCTGCCGACCCAACAACAACGGGTTCATTCGGTAACATCCTCCGTTATAAGAACTGGGACCTCAACGTATTCGTTACTTATAGCTTTGGTAATAAGGTTCGTTTGAACCATATCTTCAGCAATCGCTATGACGATATGGATGCTTTGCCTAAGGAGTTCCGCAATCGTTGGACATACAGTGGTGATGAGGCTGTGACTAATGTTCCTGTTATTGCTGCACGTCGTCAGAATCGTAACAATCCACAGTTGGATGTAGCATACAATGCTTATAACTACTCTGATGTTCGTATCGCTAAGGGTGACTTCGTTCGTATGAAGGAAATCTCATTGGGTTACACTTTCCCTGCAGCAATGATTAGAAGTATTGGTGTTAGCAGTCTGGCTTTGAAGCTTCAGGCAACTAACCTCTTCCTCTTCTATTCAGATCAGAAGCTGAACGGTCAGGATCCAGAGTTCTTCAATACAGGTGGTGTGGCTGCCCCAGTTCCAAAGCAGTTCACCATGACATTGAGATTAGGTCTTTAA